The following are encoded together in the Salvia hispanica cultivar TCC Black 2014 chromosome 6, UniMelb_Shisp_WGS_1.0, whole genome shotgun sequence genome:
- the LOC125194943 gene encoding uncharacterized protein LOC125194943: protein MAPYEALYGRKCRSPLYWDEVGERRVLGPDAVEEMIEIVRRIRVRMKEAQDRQKSYADVRRIDLQFQAGDKVFLKVDPSKGITRFVVKGKLKPRFIGPYEILEEVAYRLALPPSLGNVHNVFQVSQLRKYVFDPKRVIHYEEVALNSDFSYEERSQMILDRKVQILRNKSIASVNVLWRNHEYEEATW from the coding sequence ATGGCGCCGTATGAAGCACTATACGGAAGAAAGTGTAGATCACCGCTctactgggatgaagttggcgaGCGAAGGGTACTTGGACCCGATGCAGTTGAGGAGATGATTGAAATTGTTCGACGAATTCGTGTGAGAATGAAGGAAGCCCAGGACAGACAAAAGTCTTACGCTGACGTCCGACGGATCGACTTACAATTTCAAGCCGGCGATAAGGTTTTTCTCAAGGTGGATccgtcgaaagggataacgCGTTTTGTTGTTAAAGGAAAGTTGAAACCGCGTTTTATCGGACCTTATGAAATTCTTGAAGAAGTAGCCTATCGATTGGCGCTACCGCCGAGCCTTGGGAATGTACACAATGTGTTTCAAGTGTCGCAGTTGCGGAAATACGTGTTCGACCCGAAGCGCGTGATTCACTATGAGGAAGTTGCCTTGAATTCGGATTTCAGTTACGAGGAGCGATCCCAGATGATCTTGGACCGTAAGGTTCAAATCTTGAGGAACAAATCCATTGCCAGTGTAAACGTACTTTGGAGAAACCACGAATACGAGGAAGCCACGTGGTAG